A genomic region of Macaca mulatta isolate MMU2019108-1 chromosome 5, T2T-MMU8v2.0, whole genome shotgun sequence contains the following coding sequences:
- the HGFAC gene encoding hepatocyte growth factor activator serine protease isoform X1 produces MGRWAWVSSPCPSLGLGPFLLLLLLLLLPRGSQPQPGGNRTESPEPNATATPAIPTILVTSETPATSAPEAEGPQRGGLPPPLRAVPSSSSPQAQALTEDGRPCRFPFRYGGRMLHACTSEGSAHRKWCATTHNYDRDRAWGYCVEATPPPGGPAALDPCASGPCLNGGSCSNTQDSQSYHCSCPRAFTGKDCGTEKCFDETRYEYLEGGDRWARVRQGHVEQCECLGGQAQCEGTRHTACLSSPCLNGGTCHLIVATGTTVCACLPGFAGRLCNIVPDERCFLGNGTGYRGVASTSTSGLGCLAWNSDLLYQELHVDSVGTAALLGLGPHAYCRNPDSDERPWCYVVKDSALSWEYCRLEACDLETEGRESLTRIQLAPDILATLPEPASPGHQSCGRRHKKRTFLRPRIIGGSSSLPGSHPWLAAIYIGNSFCAGSLVQTCWVVSAAHCFSHSPPRESVSVVLGQHFFNRTTDVTQTFGIEKYIPYTLYSVFSPSDHDLVLIRLKKKGDRCATRSQFVQPICLPEPGSTFPAGHKCQIAGWGHLDENVSGYSSSLREALVPLVADHKCSNPDVYGADISPNMLCAGYFDCKSDACQGDSGGPLACEKNGVAYLYGIISWGDGCGRLHKPGVYTRVANYVDWINDRIRPPRRLVAPS; encoded by the exons ATGGGGCGCTGGGCCTGGGTCTCCAGCCCCTGTCCCTCCCTGGGGCTgggccccttcctcctcctcctcctcctcctgctgctgccgcgggggtcccagccccagcctggcggG AACCGTACGGAGTCCCCAGAACCTAATGCCACAGCGACCCCTGCGATCCCCACTATCCTGGTGACCTCTGAGACCCCAGCAACGAGTGCTCCAGAGGCAGAGGGACCCCAACGTGGGGGGCTCCCGCCCCCGCTCAGGGCAGTTCCCTCGAGCAGCAGCCCCCAGGCCCAAG CACTCACCGAGGACGGGAGGCCCTGCAGGTTCCCCTTCCGCTATGGGGGCCGCATGCTGCACGCCTGCACTTCGGAGGGCAGCGCTCACAGGAAGTG GTGTGCCACAACTCACAACTACGACCGGGACAGGGCCTGGGGCTACTGTGTGGAGGCCACCCCGCCTCCGGGGGGCCCAG CTGCCCTGGATCCCTGTGCCTCTGGCCCCTGCCTCAATGGAGGCTCCTGCTCCAATACCCAGGACTCCCAGTCCTACCACTGCAGCTGCCCCCGGGCCTTCACCGGCAAAGACTGCGGCACGG AGAAGTGCTTCGACGAGACCCGCTATGAGTACCTGGAGGGGGGCGACCGCTGGGCCCGTGTGCGCCAGGGCCACGTGGAACAGTGCGAGTGCTTGGGGGGCCAGGCCCAGTGCGAAGGCACCCGACATACAG CTTGCCTGAGCAGCCCTTGCCTGAACGGGGGCACCTGCCACCTGATTGTGGCCACCGGGACCACCGTGTGTGCCTGCCTACCAGGCTTTGCCGGGCGGCTCTGCAACATCG TGCCTGATGAGCGCTGCTTCTTGGGGAATGGCACTGGGTACCGCGGCGTGGCCAGCACCTCAACCTCGGGCCTCGGCTGCCTAGCCTGGAACTCCGATCTACTCTACCAGGAGCTGCACGTGGACTCGGTGGGCACCGCGGCCCTGCTGggcctgggcccccacgcctacTGCCG GAATCCGGACAGTGATGAGAGGCCCTGGTGCTACGTGGTGAAGGACAGCGCGCTCTCCTGGGAATACTGCCGCCTGGAGGCCTGCG ATTTGGAAACTGAGGGCAGAG AATCCCTCACCAGAATCCAACTGGCACCAGATATCCTGGCAACCCTGCCTGAGCCAGCCTCCCCGGGACACCAGTCCTGCGGCAGGAGGCATAAGAAGAGGACGTTCCTGCGGCCACGCATCATTGGCGGCTCCTCCTCGCTGCCCGGCTCACACCCCTGGCTGGCCGCCATCTACATCGGGAACAGCTTCTGCGCTGGGAGCCTGGTCCAAACCTGCTGGGTGGTGTCGGCCGCTCACTGCTTCTCCCACAG TCCCCCCAGGGAAAGCGTCTCAGTGGTGCTGGGCCAGCACTTCTTCAACCGCACGACAGACGTGACACAGACCTTCGGCATCGAGAAGTACATCCCGTACACTCTGTACTCAGTATTCAGCCCCAGCGACCACGACCTCG TCCTGATCCGGCTGAAGAAGAAAGGGGACCGCTGTGCCACACGCTCACAGTTCGTGCAGCCCATCTGCCTGCCCGAGCCCGGCAGCACCTTCCCTGCTGGACACAAGTGCCAGATTGCAGGCTGGGGCCACTTGGACGAGA ACGTGAGCGGCTACTCCAGCTCCCTGCGGGAGGCCCTGGTCCCCCTGGTCGCCGACCACAAGTGCAGCAACCCTGACGTCTATGGCGCCGACATCAGCCCCAACATGCTCTGTGCCGGCTACTTCGACTGCAAGTCCGACGCCTGCCAG
- the HGFAC gene encoding hepatocyte growth factor activator serine protease isoform X2: MGRWAWVSSPCPSLGLGPFLLLLLLLLLPRGSQPQPGGNRTESPEPNATATPAIPTILVTSETPATSAPEAEGPQRGGLPPPLRAVPSSSSPQAQALTEDGRPCRFPFRYGGRMLHACTSEGSAHRKWCATTHNYDRDRAWGYCVEATPPPGGPAALDPCASGPCLNGGSCSNTQDSQSYHCSCPRAFTGKDCGTEKCFDETRYEYLEGGDRWARVRQGHVEQCECLGGQAQCEGTRHTACLSSPCLNGGTCHLIVATGTTVCACLPGFAGRLCNIVPDERCFLGNGTGYRGVASTSTSGLGCLAWNSDLLYQELHVDSVGTAALLGLGPHAYCRNPDSDERPWCYVVKDSALSWEYCRLEACESLTRIQLAPDILATLPEPASPGHQSCGRRHKKRTFLRPRIIGGSSSLPGSHPWLAAIYIGNSFCAGSLVQTCWVVSAAHCFSHSPPRESVSVVLGQHFFNRTTDVTQTFGIEKYIPYTLYSVFSPSDHDLVLIRLKKKGDRCATRSQFVQPICLPEPGSTFPAGHKCQIAGWGHLDENVSGYSSSLREALVPLVADHKCSNPDVYGADISPNMLCAGYFDCKSDACQGDSGGPLACEKNGVAYLYGIISWGDGCGRLHKPGVYTRVANYVDWINDRIRPPRRLVAPS; the protein is encoded by the exons ATGGGGCGCTGGGCCTGGGTCTCCAGCCCCTGTCCCTCCCTGGGGCTgggccccttcctcctcctcctcctcctcctgctgctgccgcgggggtcccagccccagcctggcggG AACCGTACGGAGTCCCCAGAACCTAATGCCACAGCGACCCCTGCGATCCCCACTATCCTGGTGACCTCTGAGACCCCAGCAACGAGTGCTCCAGAGGCAGAGGGACCCCAACGTGGGGGGCTCCCGCCCCCGCTCAGGGCAGTTCCCTCGAGCAGCAGCCCCCAGGCCCAAG CACTCACCGAGGACGGGAGGCCCTGCAGGTTCCCCTTCCGCTATGGGGGCCGCATGCTGCACGCCTGCACTTCGGAGGGCAGCGCTCACAGGAAGTG GTGTGCCACAACTCACAACTACGACCGGGACAGGGCCTGGGGCTACTGTGTGGAGGCCACCCCGCCTCCGGGGGGCCCAG CTGCCCTGGATCCCTGTGCCTCTGGCCCCTGCCTCAATGGAGGCTCCTGCTCCAATACCCAGGACTCCCAGTCCTACCACTGCAGCTGCCCCCGGGCCTTCACCGGCAAAGACTGCGGCACGG AGAAGTGCTTCGACGAGACCCGCTATGAGTACCTGGAGGGGGGCGACCGCTGGGCCCGTGTGCGCCAGGGCCACGTGGAACAGTGCGAGTGCTTGGGGGGCCAGGCCCAGTGCGAAGGCACCCGACATACAG CTTGCCTGAGCAGCCCTTGCCTGAACGGGGGCACCTGCCACCTGATTGTGGCCACCGGGACCACCGTGTGTGCCTGCCTACCAGGCTTTGCCGGGCGGCTCTGCAACATCG TGCCTGATGAGCGCTGCTTCTTGGGGAATGGCACTGGGTACCGCGGCGTGGCCAGCACCTCAACCTCGGGCCTCGGCTGCCTAGCCTGGAACTCCGATCTACTCTACCAGGAGCTGCACGTGGACTCGGTGGGCACCGCGGCCCTGCTGggcctgggcccccacgcctacTGCCG GAATCCGGACAGTGATGAGAGGCCCTGGTGCTACGTGGTGAAGGACAGCGCGCTCTCCTGGGAATACTGCCGCCTGGAGGCCTGCG AATCCCTCACCAGAATCCAACTGGCACCAGATATCCTGGCAACCCTGCCTGAGCCAGCCTCCCCGGGACACCAGTCCTGCGGCAGGAGGCATAAGAAGAGGACGTTCCTGCGGCCACGCATCATTGGCGGCTCCTCCTCGCTGCCCGGCTCACACCCCTGGCTGGCCGCCATCTACATCGGGAACAGCTTCTGCGCTGGGAGCCTGGTCCAAACCTGCTGGGTGGTGTCGGCCGCTCACTGCTTCTCCCACAG TCCCCCCAGGGAAAGCGTCTCAGTGGTGCTGGGCCAGCACTTCTTCAACCGCACGACAGACGTGACACAGACCTTCGGCATCGAGAAGTACATCCCGTACACTCTGTACTCAGTATTCAGCCCCAGCGACCACGACCTCG TCCTGATCCGGCTGAAGAAGAAAGGGGACCGCTGTGCCACACGCTCACAGTTCGTGCAGCCCATCTGCCTGCCCGAGCCCGGCAGCACCTTCCCTGCTGGACACAAGTGCCAGATTGCAGGCTGGGGCCACTTGGACGAGA ACGTGAGCGGCTACTCCAGCTCCCTGCGGGAGGCCCTGGTCCCCCTGGTCGCCGACCACAAGTGCAGCAACCCTGACGTCTATGGCGCCGACATCAGCCCCAACATGCTCTGTGCCGGCTACTTCGACTGCAAGTCCGACGCCTGCCAG